One Nicotiana tomentosiformis chromosome 1, ASM39032v3, whole genome shotgun sequence genomic window, CCTAACTCTTCTCCTCTTTGAAGCTTTGTCAGGGTTACATGTCAATGTGCTGAAAAGTATAATTTACCCTATCAATCAGGTGCCAAATGTAGAGGAGCTGGCAGGCATTATGAGTTGCAGTATTGAGACTCTGCCTACATTATACTTGGGCCTACCACTAGGTGCTAAGTTCAAAAACTATGAGGTATGGAATGGGATCATTGAAAAATTTGAGAAGAGACTAACCTCCTGGCAGCTTCAATATATATCCATGGGTGGCAGATTACCCCTCATCAGCAGTGTGCTTGACAGCATACCAACGTACTACTTGTAACTGTTTCCCATTCCAAAGAAAGTACTAAAGCAATTGGACAGATTCAGGAGAAACTTCCTAGGGTAATAAGAACACCCACAAGTTTCATATGATAAAGTGGGATAAAGTCACTCAGCCAAAATGCAGTGGAGGATTGGGAGTTAGAGATCTAGCAACCCACAATAAATGCCTACTAATGAAGTGGCTTTGGAGATATGGCACGGGAGAATCAAGCCTATGGAAGAAAATGATCACTGCCAAGCATGGGAAAAGAGATAACTGGAGCACTAAAAGTTCTAATGCACCTTATGGTGTGTGTCCTTGGAAGTACATCAGTAAATTGGAGAATGACTTCTTCCAGTACATCCATTTCAAACCAGGCAATGGGGTTCACATAAGATTCTGGAAACTAGGATGAGTATCCTAGCCTATATCAGATTACTGTCTACCAGAATTCCTCTATAGCTCAAAACAGAAATGGTAGCAACTGGGATGTTCAATTTAGAAGAGCAGTGCAAGACTAGGAAATTGATAGCCTATTTGATATGCTATCAAAAGTGGAGGGGTACAATATTGATGTGAGCCAACAAGATACCATCTGTTGGGGGAATAAGGGGACCTTCACAGTAAAAGAATGCTACAGGCATATTGGTTCCCAGAACCAGGTGCTAGATGCATGGCCCTGGAAGTTAATATGGAAGACCAAACTACCTATCAAAGTCATTTGCCACAACTGGATTGTCCTCAATGAGGCCTGcttaactctcaaaacaacctcAACAGAAGAGGTTTCCAGTTGGTCAACGAGTGTTATCTATGTCGGGGAGATGCAGAAACTGTCAACCACCTGTTTTTGCACTGCCCTGTGGCTTCTGACCTTTTGGAATGTGTTCCTCTGCATTTTCGGCCTGAATTGTGTCTTGCCACAGAAGATGAAAGAGGCTCACCTGAGCTGGAGTTTATGGAGAGTTGACAAGACCATAAAAAAAATTTGGTTGATGATCCTTGGTGCTATTTTTTGGTGTTTATGGAATGAAAGGAATAGAAGTTGTTTCGATGGAATCTCAACTCCAAATCACACTTTCAAAGCtattttcctactcaatcttTTTTGTTAGACTAAGTTAGCTCCTCTAATTAGCACTGACCAATTTTTGGACTTTGTCTCCTTGGTCTTAGACTGACACCGTAAAGGGAgctataatttatatatatatataaatttctttttttcttttctgcaTTTCATTACTTTTGTAATTTGTATCTCCTTGATGCCTTTTGCTAATGAAACACCTTATTTCATTAAAAAAACAACTATTTGCACAAGTCCGTTAATATTACTATATCTGAGAGATAAACAAGATTATCCAATTCAGAATTATCCGAGTCTTTTGTGGTTTTTCTTGTACTCATTTAACTCGGGAAAATAATGAAATTACAAAGTTAAACATATTGTGTTGAACCATGGACTGAAAAGGGAGCCATAGTACTAAATGATTCCATCAGTGATACTTGATTTCTACTGTAGTTTTGACCGTCTTCATTTGTTTTTGACTTTAGATTAGGATGATCTCTTTTTCTTGAGAAAGTAGATTAGGATGCTCTCTTCTAATCGAGTTGAACTTTCTTTCATTTGCTGATCCACTGTAATATATTTACAGTATATACCTTCCGTGGGGGACAGTGTTCTTGGAATTGTGGTGGACACAAGAGCGGATGTAagcatttttaattattttaaaactgCTGCTTATTCTTCTTATTTGCAAGTAATATCTCTGCTTATTGTGAGTTCCTTATTTTTGATTTCTTTTGAATAGTTATAATTACTTCGGTCCTAGCTGTGTCCTTAATTCTACTTACTGCAGCGTGAACTCTGTAGCGGCTACACTTCTAAGTTCTTGAATACTATCTGCATTTATGAACTATTCTTTTTCAGCATTCCACTATCCTTTTCTTTTAAATGAGTTCAGAAGTCAAGGTCCTCATATTCCTTTTTTTCCGATAAGTAATAACCATATATTAATATCATTATCTTTTTGACGAGTTGCCTTTGTTTCTGGGGAACTATTTACCTGTCTTCTGTTTGCTTTGTATAATTGATGCTTTGACTAGGAGCTTCCAGCTGCATTGGATTTTTTGCTTGTGTAGTATGTGCAACCAGTGCATGAATTTTGCCCCTAATATTTGAGGAGGTTTATGATGTGTTTTTGGATATTTAGTGTAATTTGTTAAAGTTTTGTTGAAGCCAACTGTAGGGTTTTAGGTTCTAAACCACCACTAAGGACACATCAGCGGATGTTGCGCAAAAAGGGAAGGGTAATGATCCAAGTCTGCTGGGGAAAAAGTTTTTCTTTGGAGTGTATTGATCATTGACCATGTAAAATTACATTCATATTACTGTCATGGGGAGTATATGTTGATAATTGACCATACAAAATTACTTTCATTGAGGTAAAAGGTTGGTCCAAAAAATTTCTCCTCTATTTGCTAGTACTTTTGATGAGAGATTTCCTGTCGTTTTGTCTATTTTCCTGTCATTTTCATGAAGTCATTACCTGGACAAACTTTACATTGATCATTAAGATCTATGAATTTTCTTTGTACACTTCAAATTCACTTTTGAGTTTTCTGGCAGAACTTTTTTGTGGACATAAAAGGGCCAATGATGGCATTCTTGCCCGTGCTAGCATTTGAAGGAGGGACTAGGAGAAACATACCCAAATTTGAGGTGCAATCCTAAGTTCCATGATATTTGCTCatattctttgttcttttctccTCTGATTTTCTTTTTTATGATAAGTAATTGTGCAAGTATTTAATAATTCAAATGGAGATGCTTCTTGCACTTTTATCTGATTGCAATTTTTCACTTTATGAATCTTGATCATTTGAAATTGAATGACAGCTTTAGTGTTTAACGAGATAGATGAATTAGAAGGCTACTTCCGAATGGGGCAAGCTTGACTTTCCTTTAGTTGAAAAGTTAATTTTTTAATAATTGCTGGTTGCTAGTTCAAGAATTGCTTGATGTTGCCACTTGAATTAGAAGAGATCACATTAGTTCATTGATAGCAGTGTAATTTAATACCCTCACCCCGCCTTTAAGTGAGTAGCAGTCATGCTGATATTGTGGCGTTATAGGTGTTTTTATTGAATGTAAAAGGAGATATTGTGCCAAATGCCTTTGAGAGCAGTGCTTTCCTCCATGGTGGCAAACAAATTACTCGACTACTTAACTCATAAATTTTATGCGAGTGCCTCTTAGTAACTGGCCTTCACATTACTTGTTCACTTGTATAGATAGCTTTATATGGTATTCACATCCAATATGCCTGGATAAAACATGTACAGTTCTACAgctataacaacaacaactaacCCAGTTTGATCCCAacaggtggggtctggggagggtagtctgtacgcagaccttacccctacctaatgcaggtagagagtatgtttccaatagaccctcggctcaggaagggCAAGGAAGGAAGAAAAatggaagagaaaagaaaaagggagagatAAAGGATAAGTAGTACCCAATAATAGCAACAGGAAAATACAATACCTGAGGCGAACAAAACCACATAACgtaataaaaatctaagaatatgaaGAAATATGCATGCTACTAAGACTATCGGTGAACAACTATAAACTACCCACTAACCTtctaccttaatcctcgacctccacaccctcttatcaagggtcatgtcctcagtgagctgaagcagcgccatgtcctgcctaatcacctctccccggtacttcttaggcctacctcgaccTCTTTTCAAACTCTCCATGggcaacctctcacacctcctgacaAGAGTATCAATGCTTCTTCTCTTAACATGTCCGAATCATCTTAGCCTTGACTCCCacatcttgtcctccacggaAGCTACTCCCACTCTGTCCTGGATAGCTTCATTCTTAATCCTGTCTCTCCTGGTacacccacacatccatctcaacatcctcatctctgccaCTCTCATCTTCTGCAcgtgggagttcttgactggccaacactcagccccatacagcaTAGCCGGTCGAACCACCACTCGATAAAACTTACCCTTAAAGTTTTAGCGGCACATTcctatcacacaaaacaccggaagcgagcctccacttcatccatcccgcTCCGATGCGATGCGCGACATCTTCGTCAATGACCCCGTTACCCTGGATAATAGACCCGAGATACTTAAAACTCGCTCTCTTGGGGATAACTTGAGCATCAAGCTTAACCTCTACGTCTGCATCATGGGTCCCGTCACTGaatttgcactccaagtattctgttttgGTTCTACTcagtttgaaacctttagattccaaggtctgtctccaaacctccaacctcgcGTATTCTGTCTTGGTTCTACAGTTCTATAGCTATCCTTTCAAAAATCTTCAGTTGGAAAAATGAGTTGATTTCTGAGATTATTAGCCGGGAAGTGTAGAATAGAAATGAAATAgagaataaacaagaaaagaagaaTGAATGAAGAAGCAGAAAAGAAGCTCAAAGGATAATTTGCAGAAGACGACTTgcacaaagaagaaaaagaacaaaaactcATCTTGACGAAGAAAAACAATAAGGAAATAACCCAAGGGAAAAGCAAAGATAGTAGAGTCTTAGCCATTGCAAACCAGAGAAAAGGAACAAGACAAAAGCCATAGAGAGAATGCTCAAGCATATATGGAGAGGAATCCCAGTACTCAATTCTGTTTATCCTTTATTCTGTccccctctctctctccctccctctctctctctctctctctctctcttgacgTCAAATTCAAAAGATGTCAAATTCAAGCGCTGATTTACTTTTTAATAACACTGGATTTTGGATTTACCTTTTAACCTCAATGTAAAGTTTGTGATTACCTGGACAAAAAAATGATGATTAGATTAAATCTCGATCGCATGAAAGAAAGTTATATGACATGAAATTTTTATGTGAGTTTGTCTGATCAGAACCATGAATTAGATTTGGTCCAATTTGTTTATGTACTTAAAGGTTGAAATTGCTCCAGTGAGCTAAAAATAAGAAAAGGGAAATAAAAACAACTTGATAGGTGAACTAACTATTATTCCACAACAAAAGAAAGTTATCCAGTATAGAGCTTTTCATGTATCATTGTCAGGCTGAGTTTTTGCTTGTAAACATGACAGCACCATCTTATTGCTATTGTGCAATAAAATGACTTTCTTTCTTTCAACAATAAATCGATATTGTACTAATTAAAGAAAAGGACTATTTGCCTACTGGAACACCAATTAATGTCATGTCCCCATATTAAATTCGAATAAACCATAGGATTTATCTTAATAGTTTTTCTTTCAGGTAGGTACTCTAATTTATGCCCGTGTAGTCAAGGCCAACACTGGAATGAACCCTGAGTTATCTTGCATGGATGGTTGGTGCCTTCCTAATTAATTTGCAACAGGAGTTTTTGTATTTCATAATCTATCTGCTTTTATTcctaattttcaaataattatcttaTTCACTACAGCTTCTGGAAAAGCTGCCGAGTTTGGCCATATCAAGGGTGGCTATATGTTTGAATCGTCAACTGGTTTATCACGGATGTAAGATTCTGTTTTGGCTTTAACTTACAACACATATCTTTTCTCAGGTTATACTGTAAACTTGCTGATCAGAAAAGAGACAAGAAAAAGGTTGAAGGTCTTGTTACATGCTATTCAGGCTTAAGCTACATGTTCATCCTTTTTGTATTTTCTTCTTAGGTTGCTGAGTTCACCAACATGTCCAGTTCTTGAGGGTCTTGGAAAGAAGCTAGCTTTTGAGATAGCTGTTGGTTTAAATGGCCGTGTGTGGGTATGAAATTAGTTCTCTTTTTTGTTGCGGTTGGTCAGGTTCATTTCTTTCAAATTGTCAATTAGTGCTTCCTTTTTCAATTTAGACATTTGTTGTGCTATAGGTAAATGCTGAGCACCAATCCACAATCATTCTTGTTGCAAATGCAATAATGAACTCTGAGTCCTTGACTCCAGTGCAGCAAAAGATCATGGTGGAGAGGCTGCTTGATAGAGTAAATTGAACTCAATTCAGCACTTTGACCATGTAGCCAAATGAATTCATGTATAATGTGTTATATGGGTTGCGTCCATCCAATTCTTCACTCATGTAACTGCACTGCTTGTTAATGTGATTCCAGTGAGAGTATAATAGCCAAAGGGTGTAACTTATATGAGTATATTTCGATGTTTAAAGACGACTGTCTGTCTGTGGTTGTATTTGTTCTTCATATACCAATACCAATCATTTCTTCATATCATCCAACATATATATAACTTGAAATTATATGACTGCTCAGTTTTGCAATATGAATTATTCCTTTTCACGAGATATATCTACATGGGTCGCTCCATTTCCTTATATAGGTTGTAACGATTTCTCATATCCTACCACTTGTGTGTTCTGACAtcctatcatcatcatcatcatcatcatcaataatcATCGGTATGTTTGCACCTTATGTTCAGATTGTTggaattttaagcttgtgtagcttaaagagggtgaatgagaaatggagggaaaatgaaatatttgagttccCCCCTCCTTGGCAAAgtgacattgtcccatattggaggaagaaaaaggcttttgatggtatatatataattgctcttcttctagcttttaaagagttaagaagaagtcaagcctcgcgccgtcgttgCTCGGCTCGActtcggtcaaagattgattgattaatctttttgaataaatttttttcaattatttaattaattaattaaataattaatgaaaaattCAATTCGAAATAACCCGTGACCCGGTCCGATcagcaatatttcaaacaacctgttccaacagccatggctgtttctgaaaggttgcaaaccttttcagaaacaatgccagcaactttataaatatactttgaatcccagaatctttccttatgaaattttctgatctttttcttctgcacaaaaatttcagtgtgttttacagacTTCGAGTGGttcgctgttcaccggcgtttttgGTACCAGCCTTCGAGTGGttcgctgttcaccggcgtttttggtaccaacactctggtgagttaaatcgttctatcatgAGAGGATATATTCAAGCACCTCAGGTACTTGAGGGATATAATTTtgtaaggacacactgtgtattcagtgggctcgatttattcttatactgtttttccagaatttatttcgttaaacaagtattactaactttctgttttgtttatatatttcagaaagtttaatggtttaattgtttattacagcaatacagatttataacacAGATATATATAATATGCACAATGGAGATGGTTGTTACTTCAGACTGCATAATGTATGCACTGGATAATGAGATAAGCAGCTACATGTTGCTCAAAATTCCATGGAGTCTTAAGATTAACAAAACCTCGTTTGAAAGTGGTCCTGGAAATTGCATGCTTTCCGTCTATCTCGGAAGTTCATTATTTGACCAAAACAAGACAGTATTCTTGATTTTGATATGAAAAGCAAAACTACTTTGTCTTTTGTGGCAACTCCAACTATCAACCCATGTGTATGCAGATATCTATATTCAGCTAGTTGTAGTTCACAATTTCCCCAGGTGAGAAGAAAATATCTCAAGCAGCATTTTATAATTTCTATAGGATGAGAAAGCTTTCACTTA contains:
- the LOC104106936 gene encoding uncharacterized protein isoform X1, whose protein sequence is MASKPLPTRSTFIDKPVVPGDVILDLSKLTDQTIKLGGGLQQDHDAITVVKAGTLRFSKPNKYWIESSHKRYIPSVGDSVLGIVVDTRADNFFVDIKGPMMAFLPVLAFEGGTRRNIPKFEVGTLIYARVVKANTGMNPELSCMDASGKAAEFGHIKGGYMFESSTGLSRMLLSSPTCPVLEGLGKKLAFEIAVGLNGRVWVNAEHQSTIILVANAIMNSESLTPVQQKIMVERLLDRVN
- the LOC104106936 gene encoding uncharacterized protein isoform X2 — protein: MASKPLPTRSTFIDKPVVPGDVILDLSKLTDQTIKLGGGLQQDHDAITVVKAGTLRFSKPNKYWIESSHKRYIPSVGDSVLGIVVDTRADNFFVDIKGPMMAFLPVLAFEGGTRRNIPKFEVGTLIYARVVKANTGMNPELSCMDASGKAAEFGHIKGGYMFESSTGLSRMLLSSPTCPVLEGLGKKLAFEIAVGLNGRVWTFVVL
- the LOC104106936 gene encoding uncharacterized protein isoform X3, producing the protein MDHDAITVVKAGTLRFSKPNKYWIESSHKRYIPSVGDSVLGIVVDTRADNFFVDIKGPMMAFLPVLAFEGGTRRNIPKFEVGTLIYARVVKANTGMNPELSCMDASGKAAEFGHIKGGYMFESSTGLSRMLLSSPTCPVLEGLGKKLAFEIAVGLNGRVWVNAEHQSTIILVANAIMNSESLTPVQQKIMVERLLDRVN
- the LOC117279355 gene encoding uncharacterized protein gives rise to the protein MFAPYVQIVGILSLCSLKRVNEKWRENEIFEFPPPWQSDIVPYWRKKKAFDVCFTDFEWFAVHRRFWYQPSSGSLFTGVFGTNTLQYRFITQIYIICTMEMVVTSDCIMYALDNEISSYMLLKIPWSLKINKTSFESGPGNCMLSVYLGSSLFDQNKTVFLILI